From a region of the Zingiber officinale cultivar Zhangliang chromosome 4B, Zo_v1.1, whole genome shotgun sequence genome:
- the LOC121977062 gene encoding cytochrome P450 71A1-like, which yields MFYQSSLLLVVASFLFFVFCLRWTRSKKSSVDHPPAAPGLPVFGNLHQLGSLPHRSLRALAEKHGPVMALRLGRLPTVVVSSPEGAQEVLKTRDLVFASRPDSSLADRLFYRSQEMAFSKYGEQWRQMRRIGVLHLLSQKQVHSFRKVREEEAAALVARIRAAAGGPVNLSDMIIDFTSNLICRVALGRTYSDAKGGGSQIRELFGEFMELMGLFPVRDYIPWLAWIDWLSGLDGRARKIGPKLDALLEKVIAEHQRRKLTVNIAADDMDLVDILLSLGDQDAAAASSSSTNISLTMDNIKGIILDMVAAGTDSSKSTLEWAMAELIRHPEEMAKVQEEIRRVVGPIGEEIREEALEGMEQLKAVLKETLRLHPPGPLLLPREAMETTELQGYHIPKGTRVIVNGWAIARDPALWDKAEEFLPERFLGDSGAGALDFKGSDFRYLPFGAGRRGCPGIGFSMVALEVVLASLLYYFDWEMPDGMSSDEMEMDEVFGLIMQKKSSVILQGKPFKA from the exons ATGTTCTATCAGTCTTCTCTTTTGCTCGTTGTCGCGTCGTTTCTCTTCTTCGTGTTCTGCCTCCGGTGGACGCGGTCTAAGAAATCATCGGTCGACCATCCCCCTGCGGCGCCGGGTCTCCCTGTCTTTGGGAACCTCCACCAGCTCGGCTCCCTCCCGCACCGCTCCCTGCGAGCGCTCGCCGAGAAGCATGGCCCCGTCATGGCCCTCCGCTTGGGCCGCCTCCCCACCGTCGTCGTCTCCTCGCCGGAGGGCGCCCAAGAGGTCTTGAAGACCCGCGACCTCGTCTTCGCCAGCCGCCCGGACTCGAGCCTCGCCGACCGACTCTTCTACCGCTCGCAGGAGATGGCCTTCAGCAAGTACGGCGAGCAGTGGCGCCAAATGCGACGCATCGGCGTCCTCCACCTCCTCAGCCAGAAGCAGGTGCACTCCTTCCGAAAGGTCCGCGAGGAGGAGGCCGCCGCCCTCGTCGCCAGGATCCGCGCCGCCGCCGGAGGTCCGGTGAACTTGAGCGACATGATCATCGACTTCACGAGCAACCTCATCTGCAGGGTAGCGCTGGGCCGGACGTACTCCGACGCCAAGGGCGGCGGCAGCCAGATCCGGGAGCTCTTCGGGGAGTTCATGGAGCTCATGGGCCTGTTCCCGGTGCGCGACTACATCCCCTGGCtggcctggatcgattggctgagtGGCCTGGACGGCAGAGCGAGGAAGATCGGGCCGAAGCTCGACGCTCTGCTCGAGAAAGTCATAGCTGAGCATCAACGAAGGAAGCTCACCGTCAATATCGCCGCCGACGACATGGATCTGGTCGACATCTTGCTCTCTTTGGGCGATCAAGACGCCGCCGCcgcctcttcttcttccaccaaCATTTCGCTCACCATGGACAACATCAAAGGCATCATTTTG GACATGGTTGCCGCAGGAACTGACTCATCAAAATCAACGCTAGAATGGGCAATGGCAGAGCTAATCCGGCACCCCGAAGAAATGGCAAAAGTGCAAGAGGAGATCCGGCGAGTCGTCGGACCCATaggagaagaaataagagaagaggCCTTAGAAGGGATGGAGCAATTGAAGGCGGTGCTCAAGGAGACACTCCGTTTGCACCCTCCAGGTCCTCTGCTGCTCCCTCGAGAAGCCATGGAGACCACCGAGCTCCAGGGCTACCACATCCCCAAGGGCACGAGGGTGATCGTCAATGGCTGGGCGATCGCAAGAGATCCTGCTTTGTGGGACAAGGCCGAGGAGTTCCTGCCGGAGAGGTTCCTGGGCGATTCCGGTGCCGGTGCTCTCGACTTCAAGGGGAGCGACTTCAGGTACCTTCCGTTCGGAGCAGGGCGGAGAGGCTGCCCGGGCATCGGGTTCTCCATGGTCGCTCTGGAGGTTGTCCTCGCCAGCTTGTTGTACTATTTCGACTGGGAGATGCCCGACGGGATGAGCTCCGACGAGATGGAGATGGATGAGGTGTTTGGGCTCATCATGCAAAAGAAATCGAGTGTGATTCTACAAGGAAAGCCCTTCAAAGCCTAG